In Oscillatoria acuminata PCC 6304, a single window of DNA contains:
- a CDS encoding NADP-dependent isocitrate dehydrogenase: MYEKLTPPTTGDRVTFKNGEPIVPDNPIIPFIRGDGTGVDIWPASQKAIDAAVKAAYGDKRKISWFKIYAGDEACEKYGTYQYLPEDTNKAIAEYGIAIKGPLTTPIGGGIRSLNVALRQIHDLYACVRPCKYYPGTPSPHKHPEQLDVIVYRENTEDIYLGIEWRAGTEICEKLIDILNNQLIPQTPEHGKKQIRLDSGIGIKPISKTNSQRLVRRAIKHALRLPKAKQMVTLVHKGNIMKYTEGAFRDWGYELATTEFRKECVTERESWILSNKEKNPDLSIEENARQIDPGYDSLTEEKRAVVCEEVKQVLHDIWETHGDRKWKEKIMVNDRIADSIFQQVQTRPDEYSILATMNLNGDYLSDAAAAIVGGLGMGPGANIGDQCAIFEATHGTAPKHAGLDRINPGSVILSGVMMLEYMGWQEAADLIKKGIGGAISNREVTYDLARLMEPPVEKPLKCSEFADAIIKHFDD; encoded by the coding sequence ATGTACGAGAAACTGACTCCCCCGACGACTGGCGATCGCGTCACCTTTAAAAACGGTGAACCCATTGTTCCCGATAACCCGATTATTCCCTTTATTCGCGGTGACGGGACGGGAGTAGATATTTGGCCCGCCTCTCAAAAAGCGATCGATGCTGCGGTAAAAGCCGCCTACGGGGACAAACGCAAAATTAGCTGGTTCAAAATCTACGCCGGTGATGAAGCCTGTGAGAAGTACGGGACTTATCAATATCTGCCCGAGGATACCAACAAGGCGATCGCAGAATATGGCATCGCTATCAAAGGCCCCTTAACCACCCCAATTGGTGGCGGGATTCGGTCCCTGAATGTGGCCCTGCGCCAAATTCATGACCTCTATGCCTGTGTCAGACCCTGCAAATATTATCCCGGAACCCCCTCCCCGCATAAACACCCCGAACAACTGGATGTGATTGTCTATCGGGAAAATACCGAAGATATTTATCTGGGAATTGAGTGGCGTGCCGGTACGGAAATCTGCGAAAAATTAATTGATATTCTCAATAATCAATTGATTCCCCAAACCCCAGAACATGGGAAAAAGCAAATTCGCCTCGATTCCGGCATCGGCATCAAACCGATTAGCAAAACCAACTCCCAGCGACTGGTCCGCCGTGCCATTAAACACGCTTTACGCTTACCCAAAGCCAAGCAGATGGTGACTTTGGTCCATAAGGGCAATATTATGAAGTACACCGAAGGGGCTTTCAGGGACTGGGGTTATGAACTGGCAACCACCGAGTTTCGCAAGGAGTGCGTCACGGAACGGGAATCCTGGATTTTGAGCAATAAAGAGAAAAATCCGGACCTGAGTATTGAAGAGAATGCTCGTCAGATTGACCCGGGTTATGATTCCCTGACGGAGGAAAAACGGGCGGTGGTTTGCGAGGAAGTGAAGCAGGTGCTCCATGATATCTGGGAGACTCACGGCGATCGCAAGTGGAAAGAGAAAATTATGGTCAATGACCGGATTGCCGATAGTATCTTCCAACAGGTCCAAACCCGACCAGATGAGTATTCTATTCTGGCCACGATGAATTTAAACGGAGACTATCTCTCCGATGCAGCAGCGGCGATCGTCGGTGGATTAGGCATGGGACCCGGGGCCAATATTGGTGACCAATGTGCCATTTTTGAGGCCACCCACGGCACCGCGCCTAAACACGCCGGACTCGATCGCATCAATCCCGGTTCTGTTATCCTCTCTGGGGTGATGATGTTGGAATATATGGGATGGCAAGAAGCCGCTGATTTGATTAAAAAAGGCATTGGTGGAGCCATTTCTAACCGTGAGGTAACTTACGATTTGGCTCGATTAATGGAACCCCCCGTCGAAAAACCCCTCAAGTGTTCCGAGTTTGCTGACGCGATTATTAAACACTTCGACGATTAA
- a CDS encoding PEP-CTERM sorting domain-containing protein (PEP-CTERM proteins occur, often in large numbers, in the proteomes of bacteria that also encode an exosortase, a predicted intramembrane cysteine proteinase. The presence of a PEP-CTERM domain at a protein's C-terminus predicts cleavage within the sorting domain, followed by covalent anchoring to some some component of the (usually Gram-negative) cell surface. Many PEP-CTERM proteins exhibit an unusual sequence composition that includes large numbers of potential glycosylation sites. Expression of one such protein has been shown restore the ability of a bacterium to form floc, a type of biofilm.) yields MITNLTFTNRLSQTMLATAGFALASAAFLVAPANADTLTVKLNDATNGNPPEFPTVEVKLSQDAPGGPITATVNVVPGPSGYIGDLRGVFLNLPAGSSITPGDKNITTHTAGVLDTKGNKTTTEFPGIGNSAILDGVKESFNYGMEIGNQGIADGDDFQTTTFTISGTGLSLSAFTSSSFGVRMMSVGVPGGGRNDSSKTIGTAPSTVTVTPPGGGGDTTGGGGDTTGGGGDTTGGGGDTTGGGGDTTGGGGDTTGGGGDPVAVPEPMTIGGLLVGAGGLLAARRRKVNKNG; encoded by the coding sequence ATGATTACTAACTTAACTTTTACCAACCGTCTGAGCCAAACCATGCTCGCCACTGCTGGTTTCGCGTTAGCCTCTGCCGCTTTCCTCGTTGCACCAGCAAATGCCGATACGCTAACTGTTAAACTAAACGATGCAACGAACGGCAACCCTCCAGAATTTCCCACCGTGGAAGTTAAACTGTCTCAAGATGCTCCCGGAGGCCCTATCACAGCTACGGTTAATGTTGTACCGGGTCCCTCTGGATATATCGGTGACCTACGCGGTGTTTTCTTAAATCTTCCAGCGGGTTCTTCGATTACCCCTGGGGATAAAAATATCACAACCCACACCGCTGGAGTCCTTGATACCAAAGGAAACAAAACCACAACAGAGTTCCCAGGAATTGGCAACAGTGCAATACTTGACGGTGTAAAAGAATCGTTTAACTACGGTATGGAAATTGGCAACCAAGGGATTGCCGATGGTGACGACTTCCAAACAACGACCTTTACTATCTCTGGAACAGGTTTGAGCCTGAGTGCCTTTACCTCCAGCAGTTTCGGAGTCCGGATGATGAGCGTCGGCGTTCCCGGTGGAGGTCGCAATGATAGCAGCAAGACCATTGGTACAGCTCCCTCGACCGTTACTGTAACTCCTCCGGGTGGCGGTGGTGACACGACTGGTGGCGGTGGTGACACGACTGGTGGCGGTGGTGACACGACTGGTGGCGGTGGTGACACGACTGGTGGCGGTGGTGACACGACTGGTGGCGGTGGTGACACGACTGGTGGCGGTGGTGACCCCGTGGCTGTTCCTGAACCGATGACGATTGGTGGTTTGTTGGTGGGTGCCGGTGGTTTGTTGGCTGCACGTCGTCGTAAAGTGAATAAAAATGGTTAA
- a CDS encoding 4Fe-4S single cluster domain-containing protein codes for MSDLINSASPTLPAIPDGYLNIMGYVDESEVNGPGTRAVVWVQGCLRECSGCFNPESWPFEVNQLMAIDELADKILSNPRNQGVTFSGGEPFWQAPGLAELGKKIKAAGLNLMSFTGFTLAELQSPSAPVGAGALLDQLDILIDGPYVESLAIHSPESPVSSRNQRIHIFNEAFQDKITWASDQMEIHILKDGTRIITGFRGQLGLE; via the coding sequence ATGAGCGATTTAATCAATAGCGCATCCCCCACCCTCCCAGCGATTCCTGATGGCTACCTGAATATCATGGGGTACGTGGATGAATCAGAAGTAAATGGTCCTGGAACCCGAGCCGTAGTGTGGGTCCAAGGCTGTCTCAGAGAGTGTTCCGGTTGTTTTAATCCCGAATCCTGGCCCTTTGAAGTCAATCAATTAATGGCCATTGATGAACTGGCGGATAAAATTTTGAGCAATCCCCGGAATCAAGGGGTGACTTTTTCTGGCGGTGAACCCTTTTGGCAGGCCCCTGGTTTAGCCGAACTGGGGAAAAAAATCAAGGCAGCGGGATTAAATCTGATGTCCTTTACCGGGTTTACCTTGGCGGAATTGCAGTCACCCTCTGCGCCAGTGGGTGCGGGAGCGTTATTAGACCAACTCGACATCCTGATTGATGGTCCTTATGTCGAATCCTTGGCGATTCATTCCCCAGAATCCCCAGTTTCTTCCCGCAATCAACGGATTCACATCTTCAACGAAGCGTTTCAGGATAAAATTACCTGGGCCAGCGACCAGATGGAAATCCACATCCTCAAAGATGGAACAAGGATTATTACGGGGTTTCGTGGACAATTGGGGCTAGAGTAG
- a CDS encoding PP2C family protein-serine/threonine phosphatase, producing the protein MTHILVIDDDPTIRVVLTRSLQKQGYHVAVASNGQEGMEQAYRLGPALIICDWMMPVMDGLEVCRQIKAHPELSNTYFILLTSRGATEDRVVGLDTGADEFLSKPIEINELNARVRAGLRIYQLTQDLRNSKRALEAELAEAADYVRSLLPDPLNTPVAIANRFIPSRQLGGDCFDYYWLDSEHLVIYLLDVAGHGLAATLPSVSVLNLLRSHSQVGFDFTQPASVLTELNKYFQMDLQQDKYFTIWYGVYNRIQNTLLYSSAGHPPALLLSGTPGTPPTLQPLKTQGLPIGMFPEALYTQNVCSIETPSTLYIFSDGVYEINQPDGTLWGLDAFSNLLMYYWQKNGRDIDGLLARIRSLNLNPTFDDDFSLLQVEFLE; encoded by the coding sequence ATGACCCACATTCTTGTGATTGATGACGATCCGACCATTCGCGTAGTGTTGACGAGATCCTTGCAAAAACAGGGGTATCACGTTGCCGTTGCCAGTAATGGTCAAGAAGGAATGGAACAGGCTTATCGATTAGGGCCGGCGTTAATCATTTGTGACTGGATGATGCCGGTGATGGATGGGTTGGAGGTTTGCCGTCAGATCAAAGCGCATCCAGAATTATCCAACACCTATTTTATTCTGTTAACCTCTCGGGGAGCAACGGAAGATCGGGTCGTCGGACTGGATACGGGTGCGGATGAATTTCTCTCTAAACCGATTGAAATTAACGAATTAAATGCCCGAGTTAGAGCGGGACTGCGGATTTATCAGCTTACCCAAGATTTGCGAAACTCCAAGCGAGCTTTAGAAGCGGAACTGGCGGAAGCGGCGGATTACGTGCGATCGCTCTTACCTGATCCCCTGAATACACCTGTGGCGATCGCCAACCGCTTTATTCCCTCTCGTCAACTCGGTGGCGATTGCTTTGACTACTACTGGCTCGATTCGGAACACCTAGTCATTTACCTGCTCGATGTTGCGGGTCATGGTTTAGCCGCGACCCTCCCCTCAGTTTCGGTCTTAAATTTATTACGGTCCCACTCCCAGGTTGGCTTTGATTTTACCCAACCGGCTTCGGTTTTAACCGAATTAAATAAATACTTTCAAATGGACCTACAACAAGACAAATATTTTACCATCTGGTATGGCGTCTATAACCGCATCCAAAACACCCTCTTGTACTCCAGTGCGGGTCATCCTCCGGCCTTATTATTATCGGGAACACCAGGAACGCCGCCGACCCTCCAACCGCTCAAAACCCAAGGCTTACCCATCGGAATGTTTCCCGAAGCCCTCTATACGCAAAATGTCTGTTCGATTGAGACCCCTAGTACCTTATATATTTTTAGTGATGGCGTTTATGAAATTAATCAGCCCGATGGCACCCTCTGGGGTCTGGATGCCTTTAGCAATTTGCTCATGTATTATTGGCAAAAAAATGGCCGGGATATTGATGGTTTATTAGCTCGTATCCGGAGTTTAAATCTTAACCCGACCTTTGATGATGACTTCTCCTTGCTCCAAGTAGAGTTTCTGGAATAA
- a CDS encoding STAS domain-containing protein encodes MSSDIKFEVVRPNGILDGTQANVFRREVRDRLDKQANIVLVNLQDVTFIDSSGLGALVSALKMVRTAGAKMVICSINDQVRMLFELTSMDRVFKVYPNEESFENEVNSDI; translated from the coding sequence ATGAGTTCTGACATCAAGTTTGAAGTCGTTCGTCCCAATGGCATTTTAGATGGAACCCAGGCCAATGTATTTCGCCGTGAAGTGCGCGATCGCCTGGACAAGCAAGCCAATATTGTTCTGGTCAATCTTCAGGATGTCACGTTTATTGATAGTTCCGGCCTGGGGGCTTTAGTCTCCGCCCTGAAAATGGTGCGAACCGCCGGTGCAAAGATGGTCATCTGTTCCATTAATGATCAGGTCAGAATGTTATTTGAACTGACTAGCATGGACCGGGTATTTAAAGTCTATCCCAATGAAGAATCTTTTGAAAATGAAGTGAATTCCGATATCTAA
- the aspS gene encoding aspartate--tRNA ligase has translation MRTYYCGQLRSEHIGETVTLCGWVDRRRDHGGVIFLDLRDRSGVVQIVSDPQRTPDSYKDAETIRGEYVLRITGRVSQRPSDSLNPNLPTGEIEVYVDRIELLNAVHKLMPFQVSSGQTEVVREELRLKYRYLDLRRERMSRNLQLRHQVVKAMRRFLEDEYGFIEIETPMLTRSTPEGARDYLVPSRVNAGEWYALPQSPQLFKQLLMVSGLDRYYQIARCFRDEDLRADRQPEFTQLDMEMSFMSQEEILELNESLVCHIFKTVKGIDLPRPFPRLTYAESMSRYGTDRPDTRYGMELVDVSDLVKDSGFKVFSGAISAGGIVKVLPIPGGNSAISNVRIKPGGDLFKEAAEAGAKGLAYIRVKDNGEIDTIGAIKDNLSPERKQELLSRTGAQSGDLLLFGAGDTATVNKTLDRLRQSVARLLGVIDESKLNLLWVTDFPMFEWNADEKRLEAIHHPFTAPNPEDIDDLKNARAQAYDLVYNGLEIGGGSLRIYQREVQERVFEAIGLSQEEADNKFGFLMEAFEYGTPPHGGIAYGLDRLVMLLASEESIRDVIAFPKTQQARCLLTGAPATIDGIQLKELHVASTVKPKQA, from the coding sequence ATGCGAACCTACTATTGCGGCCAACTCCGAAGCGAACATATTGGAGAAACTGTTACTCTGTGTGGATGGGTAGACCGCCGACGAGATCATGGTGGAGTCATTTTCTTGGATTTGCGAGATCGCAGTGGTGTGGTCCAAATCGTTTCGGACCCGCAGCGCACCCCCGACTCCTACAAAGACGCGGAAACCATCCGAGGTGAATATGTCCTCCGCATCACTGGACGGGTCAGCCAGCGTCCGAGCGATTCCCTCAATCCCAACTTACCCACGGGAGAGATAGAAGTCTACGTCGATCGCATTGAATTACTCAATGCTGTCCATAAACTGATGCCGTTCCAGGTTTCCAGTGGACAGACAGAAGTTGTCCGGGAGGAGTTACGCCTTAAATATCGCTATCTGGACCTCCGTCGGGAACGGATGTCTCGAAATCTACAATTGCGCCATCAAGTGGTTAAAGCCATGCGCCGCTTCCTCGAAGATGAATATGGCTTTATCGAAATTGAAACCCCGATGCTAACCCGTTCTACCCCAGAAGGTGCCCGGGATTATCTCGTCCCCTCCCGGGTGAATGCCGGTGAATGGTATGCTTTGCCGCAGTCGCCGCAGTTATTCAAACAGTTGTTAATGGTTTCGGGGTTAGATCGCTACTATCAAATTGCCCGATGCTTCCGCGATGAAGATTTGCGGGCCGATCGCCAGCCGGAATTTACTCAGCTTGACATGGAAATGAGTTTCATGTCCCAAGAAGAAATTCTAGAACTGAATGAATCTTTAGTTTGCCATATCTTTAAAACAGTTAAAGGCATTGATCTCCCCCGTCCTTTCCCCCGTTTAACCTATGCCGAATCCATGTCTCGGTACGGCACCGATCGCCCGGATACCCGCTATGGCATGGAATTGGTGGATGTGTCGGATTTGGTGAAAGACTCCGGTTTTAAGGTATTTTCCGGGGCAATTTCTGCCGGTGGGATTGTCAAAGTGTTACCGATTCCCGGTGGCAATAGTGCCATTTCTAATGTCCGCATCAAACCCGGTGGAGATTTATTCAAGGAAGCCGCCGAAGCTGGGGCAAAAGGGTTGGCTTATATTCGGGTTAAAGATAATGGGGAAATCGATACAATTGGGGCAATTAAAGATAATTTAAGCCCGGAAAGGAAGCAGGAATTGCTCTCACGAACCGGCGCACAATCGGGGGATTTACTGTTATTTGGGGCGGGAGATACCGCAACGGTGAATAAAACCCTCGATCGCCTCCGCCAATCCGTCGCTCGTTTATTGGGAGTAATTGATGAGAGCAAGCTCAATCTGCTCTGGGTTACAGATTTCCCGATGTTTGAGTGGAATGCCGATGAGAAGCGGTTAGAGGCGATTCATCACCCCTTTACCGCACCTAATCCAGAAGATATTGACGACCTCAAAAATGCTCGGGCTCAAGCCTATGATTTGGTTTACAACGGGTTGGAAATCGGCGGCGGGAGTCTGCGGATTTATCAGCGGGAGGTTCAGGAACGGGTGTTTGAGGCGATCGGCTTATCCCAAGAAGAAGCGGATAACAAGTTTGGCTTTTTAATGGAAGCCTTTGAGTATGGCACTCCTCCCCACGGCGGTATTGCTTATGGTTTAGACCGCTTGGTGATGTTGTTAGCTTCAGAAGAGTCAATTCGAGATGTGATTGCCTTCCCGAAAACCCAACAAGCTCGATGTTTGTTAACGGGTGCTCCAGCTACCATTGACGGAATTCAGTTGAAGGAATTGCACGTTGCTTCTACGGTTAAGCCTAAACAGGCTTAG